The DNA sequence TGGAAATTGTTGATACAGCTTTGCAGAATGGGACGCCATCACAGCAGTTTATAGTAGAAGAGACATTGAAGAAACAGGCCAATGAACTTTGCAGGGACGTGGACAATGAAcgtcaaaatttacagactgcTACCGTTTCCTTTAGATTTGATGAAATGTTAAAGTTTCCACCATTTCCTATTTCTGCATACGTTCCAGGAAAGCTCACATTAAAATACACCCTGTCTGAAGCAAAGAAATCTGTCGCACCTGTAGATCCGATCGTGAAATTAACGAAAATTACTTCAATTAAGTTGAAGAAGACTGGAGATGATGTCAAGGAACCGTTCTACACAGGACTGGATTTCCTGCCGGATGGTAGACTGGTTACCGTGGATAATCAGAacaagaaatgtttgatttacaaTGAGAAGCCTCAGAAAATAGGATCATTTCAGTTATCGTATCAGCCTCAGAGTATTGTTGCTATATCTAAGGAGGAAGTGGCGATAACAAGTGGTGATTGCTACACGATAGACTTTCTACGTGTCagtaaatcaaatgaaataacTTTGATCAGGACATGTAAAGTTAAGACACGGTATGAATCTATATGTCTAAAAGATGAGAGAAATTTTGTTATAGGAACTGTTGATGAAACAACACCTGTTCGTATTGTATCAATGTCAGGAGAAGAGAAATATTTCAGCGTCAGCTTTCCCAATAAGAAATATTCTTTACGCGATAGTGCATGCAGCTATATAAGGAATACTGAGAAGATGATACTGACCGATAGGTACGAGCATACTATTTATATATATGACGTCGCGACCAACACCAGAGTCGATGTCAAGGACGACCAGATCAAGGAACCACGTGGTGTAGCAGTAGGTCCATCCGACTGTATCCTGGTTTGCAGTAAAGATACGCATTCAGTTGTACAGATTTCTCAAACAGGCCGGATCTTGTCATCGTTTAAGATCGATATGGTATATCCATTCAGAGTCTGTGTTTCAAAGGATCAATCTATTCTTGCTGTCACAAATAGCTGTAAGGGAAAAATGAAGTTGCAGTTGTTCAAACTTACAGATTCTGGgtgattttattattgttatcatttagtAACAAAGCTACTGTTTATCTGAATGACGTTGACtgtttaaagatatatataattgACCAAAATTCAAATTGCCAGATATGAGCAATTACTTTATAGTATCTCTGTAAACatataattaacaaatttatgtgtataaaaaatatttgtgtaaGGTTTAAAACAGTGCACACCTAATGGATAATTTTGTAGCTAAGCACAGTTTAGGGACGTTCTGCACGGTTGGATCGAACTTTTTTCTAcactgtagaatttgattaaactctgatttttcaaaacttcagaatatacctagaaaattcaggtAATAAAAACGATAAGGCCGTGTGCTTGatcttttgctagactgatttgaaagatTTGGActtcacgcaatatttcataatgagagtctatggggaaatcattactttcatgacatttttgcgaatagaaatgtttctaaaatgtagattttgatgaaacttctaacagttgtaaataaacacatagcctgaaatttagtaaaataaaatgtataggtccttgtgcttatttttgagatatttgaccatgattcaAGTAAACCGGGCATTCACGCtagttttaagacattattttgatttttttaacgtgtcatatgttttaatatcatattttgactttagaaatatagcaacagtgccattataaTACTTTTACCCAcaggtttcaattaattcataaaatgattttatttccgtacgccgatttcaggttttattctacgttttccgggtaaatgacgttacgccataacttccggtttatcaaacgtgcagaactaccttaaatgtgaACTAGACAGTTGTTACTgtgcagtttatatatataatagatttaaatttgtttaatggATATTTtccacatttaaaatatataaaaataaactaattGTGAGAAAGTTGTACTTTGTATTATATCATAAACTCTATACTGTTTTGCCATGATTATTGGATTGAGTACGAGTAGTTATTAAAAGAACAGACACTGTGCCATTGTTAATATATTAAATTCTGTCCCACCTATTACGTTTACGCCGTTTCTGAGTTATCAGTGCCGGTAAAGTAGtctaaaagaacatttttataccatacatcaatatctctagaacttctttacatttttatttttaataaagttcATTTTATAGAAGTAATCTTTTTTcccccatagaccgtaatgctatatgacgttacgtcaactttccaatatggcggcgcccgtagcgCAATAAACTAGGGGTCAGCTCAAAATTTGGATGTCCGAGTTAATATTTGACAAGACTGTGttggcttttaaattaaaattaacttATCAAATTCATACTTGGGCCAAGCCACCTcattataaacaagagcaccgccttgcgtgTGCTGACGCtcttctgatttttttgtatagtagaaaaattgtcctatccatgattttctaagtccaaaaagggccataattcttgcaaaaatcaggatggagttatgtttcttaatgtacctagtcagcttatgatggtgaacaactgttgcaagtttcaatattttgaatagtttaggagaaaagctgacctaaacataagacttaaccaataaatctgatattttctaagtccaaaaggagccataagtcttgcaaaaagcaggacagagttatgtttcttcttGTACATGATCAGCATATGTTGGTGAACaattgttgcaagtttcaaagcaatagctttgatagcttttgagaaaaagctgacttaaacatatttctcaaccaagaaaactgattttctaagtccaaaaggggcaataattcttgaaaaatgcaggatggagttatgtttcttgatatacagggtcagcttatgattgtgaacaagtgttgcaaagtttcaaagcaatagctttgatagtttaagtaaaaaagttgacctaaacataaaacttaacttagaaatttgatatttttaagtccaaaaggggtcataaatcttacaaaaagcaaaatggagttatgtttcttgctgtacagggtcagcttatgatggtaat is a window from the Mercenaria mercenaria strain notata chromosome 7, MADL_Memer_1, whole genome shotgun sequence genome containing:
- the LOC123556085 gene encoding uncharacterized protein LOC123556085; this encodes MAESRKLNAAKTSSGDSVPGRKEQILCQPCSKKDLQITADVYCSECDEFQCNECSKAHTVYAFMNNHKLVNTTEMKLISSSFDMKGMDNCAQHGELLNFFCEDENQLCCSTCAIADHRKCHSVVEVQKIVGKSRPAGSQLKRKLEEVKSKAEMIVKHTFSSKEQVSKDVKAIFVEIKRMRGEMNKMFDDLEVYVTRETDVFQAAVTNKLAKKRFSSEKHIADAAKSLEIVDTALQNGTPSQQFIVEETLKKQANELCRDVDNERQNLQTATVSFRFDEMLKFPPFPISAYVPGKLTLKYTLSEAKKSVAPVDPIVKLTKITSIKLKKTGDDVKEPFYTGLDFLPDGRLVTVDNQNKKCLIYNEKPQKIGSFQLSYQPQSIVAISKEEVAITSGDCYTIDFLRVSKSNEITLIRTCKVKTRYESICLKDERNFVIGTVDETTPVRIVSMSGEEKYFSVSFPNKKYSLRDSACSYIRNTEKMILTDRYEHTIYIYDVATNTRVDVKDDQIKEPRGVAVGPSDCILVCSKDTHSVVQISQTGRILSSFKIDMVYPFRVCVSKDQSILAVTNSCKGKMKLQLFKLTDSG